The proteins below come from a single Paroceanicella profunda genomic window:
- a CDS encoding NAD(P)H-dependent oxidoreductase, which translates to MRALVVYCHPNPESYTAAVLAVIRSRLAAAGAETRVIDLYAEGFAPALSAQELANYETTPENIAPVAPHVESLRWCDTLIFVYPTWWYGLPAVLKGWLDRVMLPDVAFLMPQGGDIGPGLTHIRRLGVFTTCGASWPLTFFVGAPGKRTLLRGLRLLCHRRARTAFAAHYRMDSSTPQSRARHLARVEARMTRFLNRKVPA; encoded by the coding sequence ATGCGCGCCCTCGTCGTCTACTGCCATCCGAACCCGGAGAGCTATACCGCCGCCGTGCTGGCGGTGATCCGCTCCCGGCTCGCGGCAGCGGGCGCCGAGACGCGCGTGATCGACCTCTACGCCGAGGGGTTCGCCCCGGCGCTGAGCGCGCAGGAACTGGCGAACTACGAGACCACGCCGGAGAACATCGCCCCCGTCGCCCCGCATGTGGAGAGCCTGCGCTGGTGCGACACGCTGATCTTCGTCTACCCCACCTGGTGGTACGGGCTGCCGGCGGTGCTGAAGGGCTGGCTGGACCGGGTGATGCTGCCCGACGTGGCCTTCCTGATGCCCCAGGGCGGCGACATCGGCCCCGGCCTCACCCACATCCGGCGGCTGGGCGTGTTCACCACCTGCGGGGCGAGCTGGCCGCTCACCTTCTTCGTGGGCGCGCCGGGCAAGCGCACCCTGCTGCGGGGCCTGCGCCTGCTGTGCCACAGGCGCGCGCGCACCGCCTTCGCCGCGCATTACCGGATGGACAGTTCCACGCCGCAGAGCCGCGCCCGCCATCTCGCCCGGGTGGAGGCGAGGATGACCCGTTTCCTCAACCGGAAGGTGCCCGCATGA
- a CDS encoding isopenicillin N synthase family dioxygenase, translated as MIPVLDHAAARAGDGAAFTAGLSAACRETGFFLLTGHGVDPALTAAVFGQAAALFALPQARKEAVGIHLSPHNRGYVALGAERLDDTTGQVDRKEAFNIGLDLPPDHPDVAAGKPFRGVNLWPDLPGFRDTTLSYFNAAWALGVDLHRAIARDLGIPEGHFAPEFTAPMATLRLLRYPASAGGAQEIGAGAHTDYGSLTLLATDGTAGLQVRPRGQDWVDVPHVPGAFVVNIGDCLMRWTNDIYVSTPHRVLPPARERYSLAFFLDPNPETEIAALPGTGAPKYPAIRAADYLAARLAATYDKKG; from the coding sequence ATGATTCCCGTGCTCGACCATGCCGCGGCCCGCGCCGGTGACGGCGCGGCCTTCACCGCCGGCCTCTCCGCCGCCTGTCGCGAGACCGGGTTCTTCCTGCTCACCGGCCATGGGGTGGACCCCGCGCTGACGGCGGCGGTGTTCGGGCAGGCCGCCGCTCTCTTCGCCCTGCCGCAGGCCCGGAAGGAGGCGGTGGGCATCCACCTCTCGCCCCACAACCGCGGCTATGTCGCCCTCGGCGCCGAACGGCTGGACGACACCACCGGCCAGGTGGACCGCAAGGAGGCCTTCAACATCGGGCTGGACCTCCCGCCCGACCACCCGGACGTGGCCGCCGGCAAGCCCTTTCGCGGCGTGAACCTCTGGCCCGACCTTCCCGGCTTCCGGGACACCACGCTGAGCTATTTCAACGCCGCCTGGGCGCTCGGGGTGGACCTGCACCGGGCCATCGCGCGCGACCTCGGCATCCCCGAGGGGCATTTCGCGCCCGAGTTCACCGCGCCCATGGCCACGCTGCGCCTGCTGCGCTACCCGGCAAGTGCCGGCGGCGCGCAGGAGATCGGCGCCGGGGCGCACACGGATTACGGCTCGCTCACCCTGCTGGCCACCGATGGCACCGCCGGCCTGCAGGTGCGCCCGCGCGGGCAGGACTGGGTGGATGTTCCGCATGTGCCCGGCGCCTTCGTGGTCAACATCGGCGACTGCCTGATGCGCTGGACGAACGACATCTACGTCTCCACCCCGCACCGGGTGCTGCCGCCTGCGCGCGAGCGGTATTCGCTGGCCTTCTTCCTCGACCCGAACCCGGAGACGGAGATCGCCGCCCTGCCCGGCACCGGTGCGCCGAAATACCCCGCCATCCGCGCCGCGGACTATCTCGCCGCGCGGCTGGCCGCGACTTACGACAAGAAAGGCTGA
- a CDS encoding creatininase family protein — MPMPRHYWAQYRTTEFAGFDPARTIAVLPTAAIEQHGPHLPVGVDSMIGQGMLDTLTGLLDGVEDIRVLILPVQCVGKSNEHLHAPGTVTLTAATAIEAWTQIGLAVARAGLRKMAIVNSHGGNVDMNSIVARELRVRADMLVGKAHWGAFGTPEGMFSAREKTYGIHGGDVETSLMLHFRPELVAMAQAQIFASTAEGMDGFTHLRPTGATSYGWISSDLNPAGTVGEAALATAEKGAATARHQAEGFLTFLRELADFELPGRAGA; from the coding sequence ATGCCGATGCCCCGCCACTACTGGGCCCAGTACCGCACCACCGAATTCGCCGGTTTCGACCCCGCCCGCACCATCGCCGTGCTGCCGACTGCTGCCATCGAGCAGCACGGGCCGCACCTGCCCGTGGGGGTGGACAGCATGATCGGCCAGGGCATGCTCGACACGCTCACCGGGCTGCTGGACGGGGTGGAGGACATCCGCGTGCTTATCCTGCCTGTCCAGTGCGTGGGCAAGTCGAACGAGCACCTGCACGCGCCGGGCACCGTCACCCTCACCGCCGCCACCGCCATCGAGGCCTGGACGCAGATCGGCCTTGCCGTGGCCCGGGCGGGCCTGCGCAAGATGGCCATCGTGAACAGCCACGGCGGCAACGTGGACATGAATTCCATCGTCGCGCGCGAGCTGCGGGTGCGCGCGGACATGCTGGTGGGCAAGGCGCATTGGGGCGCCTTCGGCACGCCGGAAGGGATGTTCTCCGCGCGCGAGAAGACCTACGGCATCCATGGCGGTGACGTGGAGACCTCGCTCATGCTGCATTTCCGCCCCGAGCTGGTGGCGATGGCGCAGGCGCAGATCTTCGCCTCCACCGCGGAAGGCATGGACGGCTTCACCCACCTGCGCCCCACGGGGGCGACCTCCTACGGCTGGATCTCGTCGGACCTGAACCCCGCCGGAACCGTGGGCGAAGCGGCGCTGGCCACGGCGGAGAAGGGCGCCGCCACCGCGCGCCACCAGGCCGAGGGCTTCCTCACCTTCCTGCGGGAGCTCGCGGATTTCGAGCTGCCGGGCCGCGCCGGGGCCTGA
- a CDS encoding class II aldolase/adducin family protein: MDADERALRAEIIANCRWMNDSGLNAGTSGNISARWGDRMLITPSATPYAAMAPEMLASMPLEGDYGAWEGPLKPSTEWRFHLDILRARPEARAVVHTHAPYCSALAITRREIPAVHYMIAAFGGATVRCAEYAPFGTAALSANALAALEGRCACLLANHGMIAFGPSLEKAMWLAVELETLARQYHNALLIGGAVVLSDAQIEETLAAFKGYGLQDPPEPAA, translated from the coding sequence ATGGACGCAGACGAGCGCGCCCTGCGCGCGGAAATCATCGCGAACTGCCGCTGGATGAACGACAGCGGCCTGAACGCCGGCACCTCCGGCAATATCTCCGCCCGCTGGGGCGACCGGATGCTGATCACCCCCTCCGCCACCCCCTACGCGGCGATGGCGCCGGAGATGCTCGCCTCCATGCCGCTGGAGGGCGACTACGGCGCCTGGGAGGGGCCGCTGAAACCCTCCACCGAATGGCGCTTCCACCTCGACATCCTGCGCGCGCGGCCCGAGGCGCGCGCCGTCGTGCATACCCACGCGCCCTATTGCTCGGCCCTCGCCATCACCCGGCGCGAGATCCCGGCGGTGCATTACATGATCGCGGCCTTCGGCGGCGCCACGGTGCGCTGCGCGGAGTACGCGCCCTTCGGCACCGCTGCGCTCTCGGCCAATGCGCTCGCCGCGCTGGAGGGGCGCTGCGCCTGCCTGCTGGCCAACCACGGCATGATCGCCTTCGGGCCTTCGCTGGAGAAGGCGATGTGGCTGGCGGTGGAGCTGGAAACCCTCGCGCGGCAGTATCACAACGCCCTGCTCATCGGCGGCGCCGTGGTGCTCTCGGACGCGCAGATCGAGGAAACCCTCGCCGCCTTCAAGGGCTACGGGCTGCAGGACCCGCCGGAACCGGCGGCGTGA
- a CDS encoding PLP-dependent aminotransferase family protein, producing the protein MRGVRRVPVRRVDEVYERVRGQIEAGRLEPGERLPPIRGMADEMRISRNSVVQAYERLVADSLVVARRGSGFYVAHALPRMGERTSQSFREATDAISLLREQLDRNFDARIGDGRPPAGWLEASELQRYFRFGISVRSGTDYGYGEAAGYMPLRRLIARRLEERGIAAGPDTVFTTFGANHAFDLITRQYLSRGDCVLVDEPGYYPLFAKLRLAGVRLIGVRRLPDGPDIEDLARKIARHRPRGLFTQTVAHNPTGTTTSPEKCAAVLQLAGQGGLFVVEDDTFADLVPPGTVRLASLPSRCEVIHVGTFSKTLSASLRSGFVSAPPEVVRQLVALKMLGTVATSSYIERFIFELIDAGQYASHLRRLGQRVSASVAQTAAALRATGFGLPFGTGPGYYLYPSLPEGVSEADIAHEGAEAGIFIAPGSVFSPGGAAGPAHIRVNVAYGTDAAFHAFARDLFARGGHGG; encoded by the coding sequence GTGAGAGGGGTTCGCCGCGTTCCGGTGCGCCGGGTGGACGAGGTGTACGAGCGCGTGCGCGGCCAGATCGAGGCCGGCCGGCTGGAGCCGGGAGAGCGCCTGCCGCCCATCCGCGGCATGGCCGACGAGATGCGGATCTCGCGCAATTCCGTGGTGCAGGCCTACGAGCGGCTGGTGGCCGACAGCCTGGTGGTGGCGCGGCGCGGCTCGGGCTTCTACGTGGCGCATGCGCTGCCGCGGATGGGCGAGCGCACCAGCCAGTCCTTCCGCGAGGCGACCGACGCGATCTCGCTCCTGCGCGAGCAGCTCGACCGCAATTTCGATGCCCGCATCGGCGACGGCCGCCCCCCCGCCGGCTGGCTGGAGGCCTCCGAGCTGCAGCGCTATTTCCGCTTCGGCATCTCGGTGCGCAGCGGCACCGACTACGGCTACGGCGAGGCCGCGGGCTACATGCCCCTGCGCCGGCTCATCGCCCGGCGGCTGGAGGAGCGTGGCATCGCCGCGGGCCCCGACACCGTGTTCACCACCTTCGGCGCCAACCACGCCTTCGACCTCATCACCCGGCAATACCTCAGCCGGGGCGACTGCGTGCTGGTGGACGAGCCGGGCTACTACCCGCTCTTCGCCAAGCTGCGCCTGGCCGGGGTGCGGCTGATCGGTGTGCGCCGCCTGCCCGACGGGCCGGATATCGAGGATCTCGCCCGCAAGATCGCCCGCCACCGCCCGCGCGGCCTCTTCACCCAGACCGTGGCGCACAACCCGACCGGCACCACCACCTCGCCGGAGAAATGCGCCGCGGTGCTGCAGCTCGCCGGGCAGGGCGGGCTCTTCGTGGTGGAGGACGACACCTTCGCCGACCTGGTCCCCCCCGGCACGGTGCGGCTCGCCAGCCTGCCGTCACGCTGCGAGGTCATCCATGTCGGCACCTTCTCCAAGACCCTCTCGGCCAGCCTGCGCTCGGGCTTCGTGAGCGCGCCGCCCGAGGTGGTGCGCCAGCTGGTGGCGCTGAAGATGCTCGGCACCGTCGCCACCTCCTCCTACATCGAGCGCTTCATCTTCGAGCTCATCGACGCCGGGCAATACGCGAGCCACCTGCGCCGCCTCGGCCAGCGGGTGAGCGCGAGCGTGGCCCAAACCGCCGCCGCCCTGCGCGCCACCGGCTTCGGCCTGCCCTTCGGCACCGGGCCGGGCTATTACCTCTACCCCAGCCTGCCCGAGGGGGTGAGCGAGGCCGACATCGCCCATGAGGGGGCGGAGGCCGGCATCTTCATCGCCCCCGGCTCGGTCTTCTCGCCCGGCGGCGCGGCGGGCCCGGCGCATATCCGGGTGAACGTGGCCTATGGCACCGACGCGGCCTTCCACGCCTTCGCGCGCGATCTCTTCGCGCGGGGCGGGCACGGGGGCTGA
- a CDS encoding hydroxymethylglutaryl-CoA reductase, degradative, whose product MGSQTPASAVSAAYSSRIANARNMSPAERLGAVADAVGLTAEERALLADPAALPLAAADGMIENVIGTFGMPLGIATNFVVNGREVLVPMAVEEPSVVAAASYMARIARDHGGFLTSSSAPIMRAQVQVIGLSDPHGARLALLSARDEIVATANARDALLVKLGGGCRDIEVHVFEQSPAGPMAVMHLLVDVRDAMGANTVNTMAEAVAPIAERVTGGEVRLRILSNLADLRLSRAMVRIPEAALATKEFDGARMVSGILEGYALAATDPYRAATHNKGIMNGMDPVVVATGNDWRAIEAGAHAWAARKGSYGSMSVWERDAAGNLVGSMEVPMAVGLVGGATKTHPLARLALKIMGVSSAQELAEVIVAVGLAQNMAALRALATEGIQRGHMALHGRNIAILAGATGPEVETIAKRMAAERDVRVDRAQELLAEMRGA is encoded by the coding sequence ATGGGTTCGCAGACCCCGGCCAGCGCTGTCAGCGCGGCCTACAGTTCCCGCATCGCCAATGCCCGCAACATGAGCCCGGCAGAGCGCCTCGGCGCGGTGGCCGATGCCGTGGGCCTCACGGCGGAGGAGCGCGCCCTGCTGGCAGACCCGGCCGCGCTGCCCCTCGCCGCCGCCGACGGGATGATCGAGAACGTGATCGGCACCTTCGGCATGCCGCTGGGCATCGCCACGAATTTCGTGGTGAACGGCCGCGAGGTGCTGGTGCCGATGGCGGTGGAGGAGCCCTCGGTGGTGGCTGCCGCCTCCTACATGGCACGGATCGCGCGCGATCATGGCGGCTTCCTCACCTCCAGCTCCGCCCCGATCATGCGCGCCCAGGTGCAGGTGATCGGGCTGAGCGATCCGCATGGCGCGCGGCTTGCCCTGCTCTCGGCGCGCGACGAGATCGTGGCGACGGCGAACGCGCGTGACGCGCTGCTGGTCAAGCTCGGCGGCGGCTGCCGCGACATCGAGGTGCATGTCTTCGAGCAGAGCCCCGCCGGCCCGATGGCGGTGATGCACCTGCTGGTGGACGTGCGCGACGCGATGGGTGCGAACACGGTGAACACCATGGCCGAGGCCGTGGCCCCGATCGCCGAGCGGGTGACGGGCGGCGAGGTGCGGCTGCGCATCCTCTCCAACCTCGCGGACCTGCGGCTGAGCCGGGCGATGGTGCGCATTCCCGAGGCCGCCCTCGCCACGAAGGAGTTCGACGGTGCGCGCATGGTGAGCGGCATCCTGGAGGGCTATGCCCTCGCCGCCACCGACCCCTACCGCGCCGCCACCCACAACAAGGGCATCATGAACGGCATGGACCCCGTGGTGGTGGCCACCGGAAACGACTGGCGCGCCATCGAGGCCGGGGCCCATGCCTGGGCGGCGCGCAAGGGCTCCTACGGCTCGATGAGCGTGTGGGAGCGCGACGCGGCCGGAAACCTGGTGGGCTCGATGGAAGTGCCGATGGCCGTGGGCCTGGTGGGCGGGGCGACCAAGACCCACCCGCTCGCCCGGCTGGCGCTCAAGATCATGGGGGTCTCCTCCGCGCAGGAACTGGCGGAGGTGATCGTGGCCGTGGGCCTCGCGCAGAACATGGCGGCGCTGCGCGCACTTGCCACCGAGGGCATCCAGCGCGGGCACATGGCGCTGCACGGGCGCAACATCGCCATCCTCGCCGGGGCCACCGGCCCGGAGGTGGAGACCATCGCGAAGCGCATGGCCGCCGAGCGTGACGTGCGCGTGGACCGCGCGCAGGAATTGCTGGCCGAGATGCGCGGGGCGTGA
- the dctP gene encoding TRAP transporter substrate-binding protein DctP, translating to MNRLTRRKALTRLTGAALAAPAIVAAGSLATRAQDKVRWRMQALWGGGTNPQVYEEKFAARVSELTGGAFEIQTFAGGQIVPAAQAFDAVRGGAFEMMKTFDGYTAGKIPAHGFTSTVPFGFPEPDQYEAWFYERGGLEMARESYAPAGLSYIAPTIYGEEPIHSKIPLNTIAEMSGKKGRFVGLASSVMAEFGVAVSPLPTSEVYSALDKGLIDFADRGDLQANYEEGLQEVAKYIILPGFHQPTTATAYVANTRAYEALSQQNKAVLAVAAREISGALRQDIIVKNVEYLQKYRDAGVEVIRLDAADVQENRGRAVEAWRKATNGDALATKILESQMSFMQDLGLLDA from the coding sequence ATGAATCGACTCACCCGCCGCAAGGCGCTCACCCGTCTTACCGGCGCCGCGCTGGCTGCACCGGCCATCGTTGCCGCCGGCAGCCTGGCCACCCGCGCGCAGGACAAGGTGCGCTGGCGCATGCAGGCGCTCTGGGGCGGGGGCACGAACCCGCAGGTCTACGAGGAGAAGTTCGCCGCGCGCGTGTCCGAGCTCACCGGCGGCGCCTTCGAGATCCAGACCTTCGCCGGCGGCCAGATCGTGCCCGCCGCCCAAGCCTTCGACGCGGTGCGCGGCGGCGCCTTCGAGATGATGAAGACCTTCGACGGCTACACCGCCGGCAAGATCCCCGCGCATGGCTTCACCTCCACCGTGCCCTTCGGCTTTCCGGAGCCGGACCAGTATGAGGCCTGGTTCTATGAGCGCGGCGGGCTGGAGATGGCGCGCGAGAGCTATGCGCCGGCCGGGCTGAGCTACATCGCGCCGACCATCTACGGCGAGGAGCCGATCCACTCCAAGATCCCGCTCAACACCATCGCGGAGATGAGCGGCAAGAAGGGGCGCTTCGTGGGCCTCGCCTCCAGCGTGATGGCGGAGTTCGGCGTTGCCGTCTCGCCGCTGCCCACCTCGGAGGTCTACTCCGCGCTCGACAAGGGCCTGATCGACTTCGCGGACCGGGGAGACCTGCAGGCGAACTACGAGGAGGGCCTGCAGGAGGTGGCGAAATACATCATTCTGCCCGGCTTCCACCAGCCCACCACGGCCACGGCCTATGTCGCGAACACAAGGGCTTACGAGGCGTTGTCACAGCAGAACAAGGCTGTTCTGGCGGTGGCCGCGCGCGAGATTTCAGGCGCCCTGCGCCAGGACATCATCGTGAAGAACGTGGAGTACCTGCAGAAATACCGTGACGCGGGCGTGGAGGTGATCCGCCTCGATGCGGCGGACGTGCAGGAGAACCGAGGCCGCGCCGTGGAGGCCTGGCGCAAGGCCACCAACGGCGATGCGCTGGCCACGAAGATCCTCGAGTCCCAGATGAGCTTCATGCAGGATCTCGGCCTGCTGGACGCCTGA
- a CDS encoding TRAP transporter small permease subunit: MLAAAAAVTALNRTLFRVVKWLVFVIVVLMLWEVVSRYAFNAPTGWGPELATLLFGPYFLLGGPWLLHVGGHVAVDILSAKAGPRTGTVLAAIAAVMALVFGAILTWFALPLAWQSWSYGETSFSAWNPVIWPAKAMLPLATILLSLQAAADLVFLAHGDARGREAQA, encoded by the coding sequence ATGCTTGCCGCCGCCGCTGCCGTCACCGCGCTGAACCGGACGCTGTTCCGGGTCGTGAAATGGCTGGTCTTCGTGATCGTGGTCCTGATGCTGTGGGAGGTGGTGTCGCGCTACGCGTTCAACGCTCCCACCGGCTGGGGGCCGGAGCTGGCCACCCTGCTCTTCGGGCCCTATTTCCTGCTCGGCGGCCCCTGGCTGCTGCATGTGGGCGGGCACGTGGCGGTGGACATCCTCTCCGCGAAGGCCGGCCCGCGCACCGGCACGGTGCTCGCGGCCATCGCGGCGGTGATGGCGCTGGTGTTTGGCGCCATCCTCACCTGGTTCGCTCTGCCGCTGGCCTGGCAGTCCTGGAGCTATGGCGAGACCAGCTTCTCCGCCTGGAACCCGGTGATCTGGCCGGCCAAGGCGATGCTGCCGCTCGCCACCATCCTCCTGTCGCTGCAGGCGGCGGCGGACCTCGTGTTCCTCGCCCATGGCGATGCGCGCGGCCGGGAGGCGCAGGCATGA